The following are from one region of the Salvia splendens isolate huo1 chromosome 2, SspV2, whole genome shotgun sequence genome:
- the LOC121761020 gene encoding BURP domain protein USPL1-like — translation MSPPPSILLVYSLFVLQCLQTTQGQLHLHHGSHWNNHLRSRTDDSGMKRHEPELKVFFHYKDLKTGNKMEIYFPTRDPSTSPHLLSKHESDSIPFSSSQLPHILRLLSFPEGSKQANAMTDTLHHCELPPIKGEAKFCATSLESMFDSLHKIFGLSSKFRVLTTTYLSNSISPLQNYTISEPPVEISAPKIVGCHTLPYPYAVFYCHGQESDNKVYKVVVEGEDGGRVEAAAMCHMDTSQWDPSHNAFRALGSVPGASPVCHFFPSDNLVWLPVT, via the exons ATGAGTCCTCCTCCTTCAATCTTGCTTGTGTATTCACTATTTGTTCTTCAG TGTCTCCAAACAACACAAGGGCAGCTGCATCTGCACCATGGCAGCCACTGGAACAACCATCTTCGATCAAGAACCGATGATTCCGGAATGAAAAGGCATGAACCCGAACTGAAGGTGTTCTTCCATTACAAGGACCTCAAAACTGGCAACAAAATGGAGATCTACTTCCCCACAAGAGACCCTTCCACCTCTCCCCATCTCCTCTCCAAACACGAATCCGACTCCATCCCTTTCTCCTCCTCTCAACTCCCTcacatcctccgcctcctctcCTTCCCCGAGGGATCCAAACAGGCCAACGCCATGACAGACACGCTCCACCACTGCGAGCTCCCTCCTATCAAAGGCGAGGCCAAGTTCTGCGCCACGTCTCTTGAGTCCATGTTCGACTCCCTTCACAAGATCTTCGGCCTGAGCTCCAAATTCAGAGTCCTCACCACCACTTACCTCTCTAACTCGATATCACCTCTTCAGAACTACACTATATCTGAACCTCCGGTGGAGATATCAGCACCCAAGATTGTAGGGTGCCACACGCTGCCTTATCCGTATGCAGTTTTCTACTGTCACGGCCAAGAAAGCGATAACAAGGTGTACAAGGTTGTGGTGGAAGGGGAGGACGGAGGGAGAGTGGAGGCAGCTGCTATGTGCCACATGGATACCTCACAATGGGATCCTAGTCACAACGCCTTCCGTGCTCTTGGAAGCGTCCCTGGTGCTTCCCCCGTGTGCCATTTCTTCCCCTCGGACAACCTTGTTTGGCTTCCAGTTACCTAG